A region of the Pseudarthrobacter oxydans genome:
GCCCTCGCCTCCCCGAAGGGATCCCCCGCCCGCGACCGCTACATCTTCCGTGACGGACTCGGCGACAACGGTGAACTTCCGCCGTCAGACTGGGACTCCGTGTTCGGCGGTCCCGCCTGGGAACGCATCACAGAACCCGACGGAACTCCGGGGCAGTGGTACATGCACATCTTCGCCAAGGAACAGCCGGACTTCAACTGGGACAACCGCGAGGTTCGCGAAGACTTCCTGAAGACCTTGCGCTTCTGGTCCGACCGGGGAGTGGACGGTTTCCGGATTGACGTCGCCCATGCCCTGACCAAGAACCTCGAAGAGTCCCTGCCCACCAAGGCAGACCTCGAAACCCAGGGCGAGGCGCTGTACCTTGCCGGTGCGCATCCGTACTGGGACCGCGACGAAGTCCACGAGATCTACGCCGAGTGGCGCAAGGTCTTCAACGAGTACAACCCGCCGCGCACCGCCGTCGCCGAAGCCTGGGTGCACTCGGACCGCCGGGCCCGCTACGCCAGCCCGGAGGGCCTTGGCCAGGCCTTCAATTTCGACCTGCTGCAGGCAGACTTTGACGGCGCCCAGTACCGGAAGATCATCACCAAGAACCTCGCCGAGGCCCAGGCTTCCGGCGCTTCCTCCACGTGGGTTTTCTCCAACCACGACGTCGTACGGCACGCCACACGCTACGGGCTTCCGGTCTCCGGACCTTCGGCCGAGGGCGGGATCATGGCCGGCGAGGCCGGCAAGCAGTGGCTGCTGGCCGGCGGCAAGCAGGAAGACGTCGACGTGGAACTCGGCCTGCGCCGCGCCCGTGCCGCATCGTTGCTGATGTTCGCCCTTCCAGGCTCCGCGTACCTCTACCAGGGCGAGGAACTGGGCCTGCAGGAAGTCGGCAGCGAAATCCCCGACGCAGAACGCCAGGACCCGGCCTTCTTCCGCAACAAAGGCGTGGAAATCGGCCGCGACGGCTGCCGCGTGCCGCTGCCCTGGACAGGCTCGGGCACCTCGTTCGGTTTCGGGAGCGGCGGTGCCCACCTGCCGCAACCGGAGTGGTTCGCAGGCTACTCAGTGGAAGCCCAGGAGGCCCGGGAAGAGTCAACCCTGTCCCTCTACCGCAGGGCGCTGGCCCTGCGGTCACGGCTGCAGACCACCGAAGTGCTGGAATGGCTGGAAACCGGCCGGCCTGACGTCCTGGCCTTCCGGCGCCCCAACGGCTGGACCTCCGTAACGAACTTCGGCACGGAAGCCTTCGAACTGCCCGCCGGCAAGGTACTGGTCTCCAGTTCGCCGCTCACGGCAGGTTCCCTGCCCGGAGCAGCCACGGCCTGGCTCCAGGAAGCGTGATGGCAGCACCCTCGAGCGATACCACGGACGTACCGTCCGGACTGGATTTCGGGATCGGCATCGATGTCGGCGGGACGTGGATCAAGGGCGCGGTCATCAACATGGGCAGCGGCACCCCGGTCGGCGGCGTCCGTCGCCTCCGGACACCTGCCTGCGGCACGGTTGATGCAGTCGCAGACACCCTGGACCAGCTCATCGACGAGCTCGAATCCGAAAGCCCCGGCCATAGCGCCCCTGCTGTCGGCGTCGCCATCCCCTCGATAGTCCAGCACGGAGTGGCCAGGTCGGCAGCAAACATGGACGCCGGCTGGATCGGACTGGATGTTCAAGCCTACTTGCGGGAACGGCTTGGCCGGCCCGTTTGCGTGGTGAATGACGCCGACGCCGCTGGTATGGCAGAGGCCCATTACGGCGTCGGGAAGGACAAACGCGGCGTTGTCCTGGTCCTCACGTTGGGAACGGGCATCGGATCAGCACTCATCGTTGATGGAAAGCTGATACCCAATTTCGAGCTGGGGCATCTGGAAATCGGCGGGCACAAGGCAGAATCCCGGGCATCGGCCGTCGCCCGCGAAAATGCAGGCCTGGACTGGATCGAGTACGCGGACCGGCTCCAGCTGTACCTGTCACATGTGGAGTTCCTGTTCTCGCCCGACCTGATCATCATCGGTGGGGGAATTTCGGAATGCAGCAACGAATACCTGCCTCGCCTGTCACTGCGCGCCCCGGTCATCCCGGCCAGCCTGGAAAACTCTGCGGGCGTCGTGGGTGCTGCCCTGCGGGCAGCTGCAGCCTGAGGGCACCCGACGAAACCGTCCCCAAAAAGGGCCGACGGCGGCACTCACCACGCCGCCGTCGGCCCTTCCAACGAAGCTGCCACCCGCCCAAGCGGTCCTTAGTCACGAGGGGCGGACCGGCGCGGGGTTGCGGCCGCCGCTAAGCTAGCGCCATGGCCAACAAAACCACAGCAGAGAAGCTTGCCACCCTCCAGAAGGGCTACACGCTGGAAGGCGCCACCATAGAGCTGGGAGCCGCGATCGTGGACGGCGAGCTCCACAAGGACGCGCCGGTGCGGCTGCCGCTTTCCATGATGAACCGGCACGGCCTCGTGGCAGGTGCCACCGGCACGGGCAAGACCGTCACACTGCACATGATGGCCGAACAGCTCTCCACCGCCGGCGTGCCGGTCTTCCTGGCGGACATCAAAGGCGACCTCTCCGGGCTGGCCACCGCCGCCGTCGGCAGTGAAAAACTCACCGCACGCACGGAGGGCATCGGGCAGCCATGGCAGGGCAAGACGTTCCCGGTGGAGTTCCTGGCCCTGGGCGGCGATGGCAACGGCGTCCCCGTGCGGGCCACGGTGTCCTCCTTTGGGCCCATCCTGCTCTCGCGGATCATGGAACTGAACGACACGCAGGAATCGAGCCTGCAGCTGGTCTTCTATTTTGCGGACAAGAACGGCCTGGAACTCATTGACCTGAAGGACCTCCGTGCCGTCATCCAGTTCCTCACCTCGGACGAGGGCAAAGACCAGCTCGAGGAACTCGGCGGCCTGTCCAAGGCGACCGCCGGGGTGATCCTTCGCGAGCTTGTGAGCCTCGAGGCGCAGGGACTGGAGAGGTTTTTCGGGGAACCCGAGTTCGATACCGCGGAGCTGCTGCGGACCGCCCCGGACGGTCGCGGGGTCATCACGTGCCTGGAGCTGCCCACGCTGCAGACCAAGCCCATGCTGTTTTCCACCTTCCTGATGTGGCTGCTGGCCGACCTGTTCGAGGACCTCCCCGAGGCCGGCGACCTGGACAAACCCAAGCTGGTGTTCTTCCTCGATGAAGCCCACCTCCTCTTCAACGACGCCTCCAAGGCGTTCCTGGAGGCCATCACCACCACGGTCCGGCTCATCCGCTCCAAGGGCGTGGGGATCTTCTTCGTCACGCAGACCCCCAAGGACGTCCCGGCCGAGGTCCTGGGCCAGCTCGCCAACCGGGTGCAGCATGCCCTCCGCGCGTTCACCCCGGAGGACGCCAAGGCATTGAAGGCCACGGTCTCCACCTTTCCGCTCAGCGACTACGACCTGGAGGAAACCCTGACGTCCGCCGGCATCGGCGAGGCCGTCATCACCGTCATGAATGAGAAGGGTGCCCCCACCCCCGTGGCGCTGACCCGCCTGCGGGCGCCCGAGTCGGTGATGGGTCCGAGCGACGAGGCTTTGGTCCGCAGCACCGTGGCGGCTTCAGCCCTGCTGGCCAGGTACGGAACGGCGGTGGACAATCCGTCGGCCTTCGAAAAGCTTTCCGGGAAGGCTGCCGCTCCCACGGGGCCGACCGCCGATGGCCGGGTGGCCGTCCCCGGCAGGGCTGCCGGCGGAACTACCGACATCGACGCCGAGGCACGCCGGATCGAGGAGGAGATCCTCGGCCGCCCCAGCAGCCGGCCGGCAGCTTCCGGGGATGGAACGCGCCGCTCCCGGACGGAAGAACCGCGGGAACCACGGCCCGAGGCGCGTGATTCGATGATGGGGGATCTGGGTGGCGTGCTGGGCGGAGCCCTGGGCGGCGGGCTGAAGAGCATGGCGAGGTCCATCGGCACGCAGCTTGGGCGGGAGCTGCTGCGCGGGGTGTTCGGCACGTCGTCCCGGCGGCGCCGCCGCTGACCAGGTACCGCATCCGCCATGCCCGACTGCCGCCGTCGGCCGCTTGGCAGGTAACGTAATGACAGTGCAGATGAGTCAAGCGTTGGTGAGGATCGCGGCCGGATGGCTGCTGGGACTCATGCTTGCCGTCGCCGGAGCCGTCGTTGCGGTGAACCTGGTCAACAATACGGTGGCTGGCCCGCAGCAGCCGGTCCGGGAGTATCTGGAGGCACTGCAAAGCGGCGACGGCGGCAAGGCACTGGGGCTGCTTAGGGCAACCGTGCCGCCCAGCAACGCCGCCATGCTGGACGGAACCGCCCTGCAGACTGCAACGTCCCGGTTCACGAACGTGGATATCGGTGACGCGGTGGAGCGCCCGGACAACCAGGTCATGGTGCCCATGCAATACACCATTGACGGCAGCCGGCTCCGCACCGAGTTCCTGCTGGAGAAAACCGGAACAGAGTGGATCTTCTTCAACACGTGGGCCTTTGTTCCGTCGAGGCTTCCCACTCTTGACATCACAGTGGTCAACGCCAGCGAGGCCACCGTCAACGGCGTGCCGGTGAACATGCCGAACGGCCGAAACTCCTTTGCGGTGTTCTATCCGGGCGAGTACGAGGCCACCGTGAACGGCCAGTACTTTTCGGCATCACCCACCAGGGCCACGGTGACGGCGCGCGATGCCCCCGTAGCGCCGCTCAACCTCCTCACCCAGGCCACGGACACCCTGAAGAAGGACGTCTCGGCGAAGGTCAAGGAATTCCTGGACAGCTGTGCAGCCGAAGCAGCCAAGGAGCAGAAGCTCCAGCCCGACTGCCCGTTCTACTACGCCAGCAACAACAGGGTGCAGGACGGCACCATCAAGTGGACCGTGACGGAGTACCCCAACGTGTCCATCGAGCCCTTCGACGGGCGCTGGGTGGTGGCTCCGCTCGACGGCAAGGCCAAGGTTGAGGCCCTCCAGCAGAACCTGTTCACCGGCGCCTGGTACCCCCTCAGTGAAGAGGTGGACTTCAGCTTCACCACCCGGCTGGACGTCTCAGGAGACACGGTCAAGGTCACGCCGGTGCTGAGCTTCTAGCCCCTGCCACAACAGCCCAGTTTTAGTTGCTTAATGCCAGGTTTACCGGCCTTTGTGGCGCCAGCTGGGCGAATAACCGGGCCGGTGTGGTTGCGGCCACCGCAGCGAACCCCGGGCAAGAACCTCACGGACCTGCGCCAGGACGGATTCCGGCCCGTGAACCACGTCGTCGTAGAAGAACCTGAGCACGGGCAAGCCCTGCAGTATTGCCGAGTTATCCCGCCGCCGGTCCTTTTTGAACTGGCGCGCCTCGAGGTGGAAGGCGAGCCCGTCAATTTCTACGATGAGGAACCCTTCCAGCAGGAAGTCCACTCGTCCGATGCCGTCGATCCACACTTGGGTCTCGGTAAGAATGCCCGCATCCCGGAACAATACCCGGGCCAGTGTTTCGAGCAGGGAATCCGCACCACGGTCAACTTTGGACACCACGTTCCGCGCTTTGCCACACCGGCTGCCCTCGAGGTGGCGCAGCAGATACGACAGATCGATGTCGCCGCGGTTGTAGGCACACTCCACCATCACCACGGACTCAAGTTCCGGCAGGCAAAGAAGGGCATGAAGCAAGACATCGGGAAGTGCTGCCAGGGTCCGATACCGGGGTGGCTGCGTCAGGGCAAGACGATGGCTGACACAACGGACTGCGCTCCGGCCATTGCTCTGCCAGTAGTGCGGACTGGCAGCAGGTCGGAGCCGCCAGAGGCCGTATGACGGTGCCGCGGAAACACACGTGACCATGCCGCGGGCACGACCTGCAGCCACCAGTTCCGCATCAGCATCTACCGTGGCCAGGAGTCCTCGTTCCAGCCGTAGCACCTGGCCGCTGCGGACCGCCCGGCGAAGCTCCACATCCGTAGCACCGGCGGCCAGCACATCCCGCCGCAGCAAGACTCCCCCGGCCGACCTGAGGATCTCTGTTGGGTCCATCAAGCCAGACTGTCGGCAGTCCCATGGTCGACGGGAGGCAGCAAGGGGGCTATGTGGAGAACCCTGGGCCCGGACTGGCCCAGTTTTGGGGGCAAAAGGTGCGGCACTGGCCCGGTTTCAAGCGGCATCAAGCCAATAACCGGGCCAGTTGGACACTCGGCGGCGCGTCAGTCCATCCCGCGGAGGTCCAGGACCAGCTCACGGTCGCCGTCGCGCTGCAGCACCACGGGGATGCCCCAGTCCTGCTGGTAAAGGTGGCAGGCGGCGTGGTCCGGGATTTCGCCGTCCTCGGTCTCGGGGCCGTCACAGGCAGCAGCCCGGGCCGTGATGTGCAGGACGCCCTCGGCCACCTCAGGTGAAAGCTCCAGCGTCCGCAGCAGCCCCACGGACGTTCCGCCGCCGGACACAAGGAGCTCCGGCGGGGTGGAGGAGATCTTCAGCTGCGTGGGATCGCCCCAGCGG
Encoded here:
- a CDS encoding glycoside hydrolase family 13 protein; the encoded protein is MTDPDWWRQASVYQIYPRSFADSNGDGIGDINGITAKVPYLKALGIDAVWLSPFYPSALADGGYDVDDYRNVDPRLGTLEDFNDMASALHAAGIKLIVDIVPNHSSNRHEWFQEALASPKGSPARDRYIFRDGLGDNGELPPSDWDSVFGGPAWERITEPDGTPGQWYMHIFAKEQPDFNWDNREVREDFLKTLRFWSDRGVDGFRIDVAHALTKNLEESLPTKADLETQGEALYLAGAHPYWDRDEVHEIYAEWRKVFNEYNPPRTAVAEAWVHSDRRARYASPEGLGQAFNFDLLQADFDGAQYRKIITKNLAEAQASGASSTWVFSNHDVVRHATRYGLPVSGPSAEGGIMAGEAGKQWLLAGGKQEDVDVELGLRRARAASLLMFALPGSAYLYQGEELGLQEVGSEIPDAERQDPAFFRNKGVEIGRDGCRVPLPWTGSGTSFGFGSGGAHLPQPEWFAGYSVEAQEAREESTLSLYRRALALRSRLQTTEVLEWLETGRPDVLAFRRPNGWTSVTNFGTEAFELPAGKVLVSSSPLTAGSLPGAATAWLQEA
- the ppgK gene encoding polyphosphate--glucose phosphotransferase, with product MAAPSSDTTDVPSGLDFGIGIDVGGTWIKGAVINMGSGTPVGGVRRLRTPACGTVDAVADTLDQLIDELESESPGHSAPAVGVAIPSIVQHGVARSAANMDAGWIGLDVQAYLRERLGRPVCVVNDADAAGMAEAHYGVGKDKRGVVLVLTLGTGIGSALIVDGKLIPNFELGHLEIGGHKAESRASAVARENAGLDWIEYADRLQLYLSHVEFLFSPDLIIIGGGISECSNEYLPRLSLRAPVIPASLENSAGVVGAALRAAAA
- a CDS encoding helicase HerA-like domain-containing protein, which translates into the protein MANKTTAEKLATLQKGYTLEGATIELGAAIVDGELHKDAPVRLPLSMMNRHGLVAGATGTGKTVTLHMMAEQLSTAGVPVFLADIKGDLSGLATAAVGSEKLTARTEGIGQPWQGKTFPVEFLALGGDGNGVPVRATVSSFGPILLSRIMELNDTQESSLQLVFYFADKNGLELIDLKDLRAVIQFLTSDEGKDQLEELGGLSKATAGVILRELVSLEAQGLERFFGEPEFDTAELLRTAPDGRGVITCLELPTLQTKPMLFSTFLMWLLADLFEDLPEAGDLDKPKLVFFLDEAHLLFNDASKAFLEAITTTVRLIRSKGVGIFFVTQTPKDVPAEVLGQLANRVQHALRAFTPEDAKALKATVSTFPLSDYDLEETLTSAGIGEAVITVMNEKGAPTPVALTRLRAPESVMGPSDEALVRSTVAASALLARYGTAVDNPSAFEKLSGKAAAPTGPTADGRVAVPGRAAGGTTDIDAEARRIEEEILGRPSSRPAASGDGTRRSRTEEPREPRPEARDSMMGDLGGVLGGALGGGLKSMARSIGTQLGRELLRGVFGTSSRRRRR
- a CDS encoding type IV toxin-antitoxin system AbiEi family antitoxin domain-containing protein translates to MDPTEILRSAGGVLLRRDVLAAGATDVELRRAVRSGQVLRLERGLLATVDADAELVAAGRARGMVTCVSAAPSYGLWRLRPAASPHYWQSNGRSAVRCVSHRLALTQPPRYRTLAALPDVLLHALLCLPELESVVMVECAYNRGDIDLSYLLRHLEGSRCGKARNVVSKVDRGADSLLETLARVLFRDAGILTETQVWIDGIGRVDFLLEGFLIVEIDGLAFHLEARQFKKDRRRDNSAILQGLPVLRFFYDDVVHGPESVLAQVREVLARGSLRWPQPHRPGYSPSWRHKGR